In the genome of Cellvibrio sp. KY-YJ-3, one region contains:
- a CDS encoding TonB-dependent receptor, whose translation MTTNNKHNLGKTFLKKQLPAYIKLASSVSLVVGAMGVAPYSFAQDSADALEEVVVTGQRASIQSAQDVKRNANVVVDSIVAEDIGKLPDRSVTEALQRVPGVTVGRYTNNDAEHPAAEGSGVAVRGLTQVRAELNGRDVFSAASGRGLSFESVPAELMYAVDTYKSPSADMIEGGLGGTVNLRTRMPFDSDGQLVSVSAKANYGDQIKETNGEYSGLYSNRWETDAGEFGILVNASTSDLSTRSDQVYSRAYMPRTINGDDVWVSKGVDWRRNDHESTREGGYLALQWAPNESTELYFTAFQTKHDNVYDENAFFLEGGNGDQALVPTAADDWTYNENAAMESGTVTVTNPAQWGLDFGTSTRWAQNVSKTTDYSTGIKWSPDDQWKFSADLQYVKAEAQVDDYTLGLKVIPAEAYMDGIGTETPSIIIDPTYMSNFANYNLGQAMTHFERNEAEAKTGRIDAEYDFDGAVIKSVKAGVRYSEKSADNINTGYDWNTRYATWFGFDKNTIPKVTPDQAADYLTLYSFDDFQRGDVTVPAAGYLYSSEAARNFRATTDAVNADCETNGAWWCEGSVYSDWTRLENPIYRNLQDEKTVAMYIMTNYGFDDLAMPIDGNVGVRVVQTDNTASGFLVVNEAQNLAGEVVVPASSEPLDAKTNNTHVLPSFNLRLQATEDVYVRFAASKAIWNPSFSDMQAFVTVSADIDDETGVIKSFNLNQDTNPYLQPMEASQFDLSVEWYFDSNGGMAYAAFFNKQVDGFFKKQTDGYAIGDYTGQATWLDNVGSGDINGLEIGVNKFFDSLPAPFDGLGIQANYTFIDSKADIPLNTQPTTGDTQAGAAPLDTDRSSYGQLPIDQLSKNAFNLIGMYEKDGFSARLAYSWRSKYLISWGGNGFDPDFNDGLGGKARIPVYNDDYGQLDASVSYTFLDNYTVTAEASNLLKEKTVGIIDQNSSGDHVAYSYAQDARFAVGIRARF comes from the coding sequence ATGACAACTAACAATAAGCACAACCTCGGAAAAACATTCCTAAAAAAACAATTGCCGGCTTATATCAAACTTGCATCCAGCGTATCTCTGGTTGTGGGCGCGATGGGTGTGGCACCTTATTCGTTTGCGCAAGATAGCGCAGATGCTTTGGAAGAGGTTGTAGTAACCGGTCAGCGCGCAAGTATTCAGTCTGCGCAAGACGTAAAAAGAAATGCGAACGTGGTTGTGGATTCAATTGTCGCTGAAGACATTGGTAAATTGCCAGATCGCAGCGTAACTGAAGCACTGCAACGTGTTCCTGGTGTAACTGTTGGTCGTTATACCAACAACGATGCTGAGCACCCTGCTGCAGAAGGTAGTGGTGTTGCTGTACGTGGTTTGACACAAGTTCGCGCTGAATTAAACGGACGTGATGTTTTCTCTGCGGCAAGTGGCCGTGGTTTGAGCTTTGAATCGGTTCCTGCTGAACTAATGTATGCAGTTGATACTTATAAAAGCCCATCGGCCGATATGATTGAAGGTGGTTTGGGTGGTACCGTGAATTTGCGCACGCGTATGCCATTTGACTCTGATGGCCAATTAGTTAGCGTTTCTGCGAAAGCTAACTATGGTGATCAAATTAAAGAAACTAACGGTGAATATTCCGGTTTATACAGCAATCGCTGGGAAACCGATGCGGGTGAATTTGGTATCCTCGTGAATGCTTCTACCTCTGATTTATCTACGCGTTCAGACCAAGTGTATTCCCGAGCTTATATGCCAAGAACTATTAATGGCGATGATGTTTGGGTTTCAAAAGGTGTGGATTGGCGCCGTAACGACCATGAAAGCACTCGTGAAGGCGGTTACCTTGCATTGCAATGGGCGCCGAATGAAAGCACAGAACTTTATTTCACTGCATTCCAAACCAAACACGACAATGTGTATGACGAAAACGCATTTTTCCTCGAAGGTGGAAATGGCGATCAAGCATTGGTTCCTACAGCAGCTGACGATTGGACGTACAATGAAAATGCTGCGATGGAGTCTGGTACTGTTACCGTAACAAACCCAGCGCAATGGGGGCTCGATTTTGGTACCAGTACTCGCTGGGCACAGAATGTTTCAAAAACAACTGATTACTCTACCGGCATTAAGTGGTCACCTGATGATCAGTGGAAATTCTCTGCCGATTTACAATACGTAAAAGCAGAAGCTCAGGTCGATGATTACACATTGGGTTTGAAAGTTATTCCTGCTGAAGCCTACATGGATGGTATTGGAACTGAAACTCCATCAATTATTATAGATCCAACCTACATGTCCAATTTTGCCAATTACAATCTTGGCCAAGCGATGACTCACTTCGAACGTAACGAAGCAGAGGCTAAAACAGGACGTATTGATGCGGAGTATGATTTTGATGGCGCGGTTATTAAATCAGTAAAAGCTGGTGTGAGATATTCTGAGAAAAGCGCAGACAATATTAATACTGGCTACGATTGGAATACCCGTTATGCAACTTGGTTTGGTTTTGACAAAAACACCATACCAAAAGTAACACCTGACCAAGCTGCAGATTATCTGACTTTGTATTCATTCGATGATTTCCAGCGTGGTGATGTTACTGTTCCTGCTGCGGGTTATTTGTATTCGTCGGAAGCAGCTAGAAATTTCCGTGCAACAACCGATGCAGTTAATGCTGACTGCGAAACGAATGGCGCTTGGTGGTGTGAAGGCAGCGTATATTCCGATTGGACACGTTTAGAAAATCCGATTTATAGAAACCTGCAGGACGAAAAAACCGTCGCCATGTACATCATGACTAATTATGGTTTTGATGATTTGGCTATGCCGATTGACGGTAACGTTGGTGTACGTGTTGTACAAACTGATAACACCGCATCAGGTTTTTTGGTTGTTAATGAGGCGCAGAATCTGGCGGGTGAAGTTGTAGTGCCTGCATCAAGTGAGCCACTAGATGCTAAAACTAACAATACTCACGTATTGCCAAGCTTTAACCTGCGTTTGCAAGCAACTGAAGATGTTTATGTACGCTTCGCTGCATCCAAAGCAATTTGGAACCCTTCCTTTTCCGATATGCAGGCTTTCGTAACTGTCAGTGCAGACATTGATGACGAAACTGGGGTAATTAAATCTTTCAATTTGAACCAGGATACCAATCCCTATCTTCAGCCAATGGAAGCATCCCAGTTTGACTTGTCTGTGGAATGGTATTTCGATTCAAACGGCGGTATGGCTTATGCAGCTTTCTTCAATAAACAAGTAGACGGTTTCTTCAAAAAACAAACTGACGGATATGCTATCGGAGACTACACCGGTCAAGCGACTTGGTTGGATAATGTAGGTAGTGGCGATATCAACGGCTTGGAAATCGGCGTCAATAAATTCTTTGACTCATTACCTGCGCCATTTGATGGATTGGGGATTCAAGCGAACTATACTTTCATTGACAGCAAAGCGGATATTCCGTTAAACACTCAGCCAACAACTGGGGATACCCAAGCGGGTGCGGCACCGTTGGATACTGACCGCTCTTCCTATGGACAATTGCCTATTGACCAGCTTTCAAAAAATGCATTCAACCTTATCGGTATGTATGAAAAAGATGGTTTCTCTGCACGCTTGGCTTATTCGTGGAGAAGCAAATACTTAATCAGTTGGGGCGGAAATGGTTTTGATCCAGACTTTAATGATGGATTAGGTGGTAAGGCTCGTATTCCTGTATACAACGACGACTACGGTCAGTTGGATGCGTCTGTTAGCTATACCTTCCTCGACAATTACACTGTTACAGCAGAAGCAAGTAATCTGTTGAAAGAGAAAACTGTCGGTATCATTGATCAAAACAGTTCTGGCGATCATGTTGCGTACTCTTATGCACAAGATGCTCGTTTTGCAGTTGGTATCCGCGCTAGATTTTAA